From a region of the Paeniglutamicibacter cryotolerans genome:
- a CDS encoding ABC transporter permease → MNWLINNFPSAWELTVEHAYLSFAPTVIGLIVALLLGLALGNRPRPRTIATVLASAMFTVPSLALFVIIPSLLGTGILNPLNVVIALSLYSASLLIRTVFDSLDAVPADALAAAEAMGYSTVRRRLLIDLPLAIPTLAAGLRVAAVTNVSLVSVGAVIGVGGLGQLFTAGYQRDYPDEILAGIIMVLALALVFDRIIAIAAFLLTPWVRAARSAVPRTAGFGGRR, encoded by the coding sequence ATGAACTGGCTGATCAACAACTTCCCCTCAGCCTGGGAGCTGACGGTCGAACACGCCTACCTGTCGTTCGCCCCGACGGTCATCGGGCTCATTGTCGCCCTGCTGCTCGGATTGGCGCTGGGCAACAGGCCCCGACCCCGAACCATCGCCACGGTGCTGGCCAGCGCGATGTTCACCGTTCCCTCGCTGGCCCTGTTCGTGATCATCCCCTCACTGCTGGGCACGGGCATCCTGAACCCGCTGAACGTCGTCATCGCGCTGAGCCTGTACTCGGCATCGCTGCTGATACGTACCGTCTTCGACTCGCTGGATGCGGTACCGGCCGACGCGCTGGCCGCCGCCGAGGCCATGGGCTATTCGACCGTGCGGCGCCGGCTGCTGATCGACCTGCCGCTGGCCATCCCGACGCTGGCCGCCGGGTTGCGCGTCGCCGCCGTCACCAACGTGTCGCTGGTGTCCGTGGGCGCGGTGATCGGCGTCGGCGGGCTGGGCCAGCTGTTCACCGCCGGCTACCAGCGCGACTACCCGGATGAAATCCTGGCCGGCATCATCATGGTCCTGGCGTTGGCGCTGGTCTTCGACCGGATCATCGCCATCGCCGCCTTCCTGCTGACCCCCTGGGTGCGGGCGGCCCGTTCGGCAGTTCCACGCACTGCCGGCTTCGGGGGCCGTCGATGA
- a CDS encoding ABC transporter permease, with product MLAYFADGANWVGPEGIATRLAEHLWYSLLAVCIAALIAFPIGLVVGHTGRGRLVVVTLSNVLRALPSLGIMTLMVLLLGLGLIAPMLALVLIAIPPILAGVYAGIANVDPDTVDAARAMGMKESRIIIQVETPIALPLILGGLRAAVLQVVATAAIAAYVNLGGLGRYIFDGLALYDYARVLVGAVLVTALALALDGLLALGVKRVTPRGLRG from the coding sequence ATGCTCGCATACTTCGCCGACGGCGCCAACTGGGTGGGGCCCGAGGGAATCGCCACCCGCCTGGCCGAGCACCTCTGGTACTCGCTGCTGGCCGTGTGCATCGCAGCGCTCATCGCGTTTCCGATCGGGCTGGTGGTCGGGCACACCGGCCGCGGCCGGCTGGTGGTAGTCACGTTGTCCAACGTGTTGCGCGCGCTACCCTCGCTGGGCATCATGACCCTGATGGTGCTGCTGCTGGGCCTGGGGCTGATCGCCCCGATGCTGGCCCTGGTACTGATCGCAATCCCGCCGATCCTGGCGGGCGTGTATGCCGGAATCGCCAACGTCGATCCGGACACCGTGGATGCGGCCCGCGCCATGGGCATGAAGGAATCGCGCATCATCATCCAGGTCGAGACGCCGATTGCGCTGCCGCTGATCCTGGGCGGGCTGCGCGCCGCCGTGCTGCAGGTCGTGGCCACCGCCGCCATCGCCGCCTACGTGAACCTCGGCGGCCTGGGGCGATACATCTTCGACGGGCTCGCACTCTACGACTACGCCCGGGTGCTGGTCGGCGCCGTACTTGTCACGGCGCTGGCGCTGGCGCTGGACGGGCTGCTGGCCCTCGGCGTCAAACGGGTGACACCGAGGGGCCTGCGGGGCTAG
- a CDS encoding SRPBCC domain-containing protein: MGAAGSIDAPAQLAAVTRTVVFSNEEGQSRYSVILSQDHPLAARDLWPALSDAGRLAQWFAVVGGDLRAGGTYAIANNATGTIERCQAPLGFSVSWEYEGELSRVGVRLDAREDATTLRLEHVCDIDGEVYPEYGPGAIGIGWDLALLGLAQHLFQGASVPPETTGWIKDPAALEFMEGSSRAWADASIAAGSEEHHARMAQERCTTAYVGIG; this comes from the coding sequence ATGGGAGCTGCAGGATCGATCGACGCGCCGGCCCAGCTGGCCGCCGTCACCCGAACCGTGGTTTTCAGCAACGAGGAGGGCCAGTCTCGCTATTCCGTCATCCTCTCCCAGGACCATCCGCTGGCCGCGCGGGACCTCTGGCCGGCACTGAGCGATGCAGGCCGGCTGGCGCAATGGTTTGCCGTCGTCGGTGGGGACCTGCGCGCCGGAGGCACCTACGCGATTGCCAATAATGCCACGGGCACCATCGAACGCTGCCAGGCGCCGCTGGGCTTCTCGGTCAGCTGGGAGTACGAGGGCGAGCTCAGCCGGGTCGGTGTGCGCCTGGACGCGCGGGAGGATGCCACCACGCTGCGCCTGGAGCACGTCTGCGACATCGACGGGGAGGTCTACCCCGAATACGGGCCCGGGGCGATCGGCATCGGCTGGGACTTGGCCCTGTTGGGACTGGCGCAGCACCTCTTCCAGGGCGCGAGCGTCCCCCCGGAAACCACCGGCTGGATCAAGGATCCCGCCGCGCTGGAGTTCATGGAGGGCTCCAGCCGGGCCTGGGCCGACGCCTCCATAGCCGCCGGTTCCGAGGAGCACCACGCCCGCATGGCCCAAGAACGCTGCACCACCGCCTACGTCGGAATCGGATGA